Proteins encoded by one window of Vigna radiata var. radiata cultivar VC1973A chromosome 5, Vradiata_ver6, whole genome shotgun sequence:
- the LOC106759668 gene encoding probable inactive receptor kinase At5g67200: protein MSNANHPFPLLLLLLLLPLHASSYAHSSQLHRHIPPLVFTDAHALLAFKLKADVNDHLDFSPLTRGLRFCTWQGVLCNGPKVERLILQGLDLGGVWAPNTLTRLDQLRVLSLQNNSLTGTIPDLSALSNLKSLFLDNNQFTGSLPPSLFSLHRLRNLDFSHNNLSGPISAAFTNLDRLHTLRLSYNAFSGSVPPFNQSSLRILEISRNNLSGAIPVTPTLFRFPPSSFAFNPNLCGEIIRVQCRPAQPFFGPAGPPKTPLGQSAQVHGVSGLIRQPYAKKQRDRRAVIIGFSAGVFVLVCSLVCFAAAVRKQRSRCNKDRRCGMMAADVAATAEAAAVMRMEMERELEEKVKRAEVAKSGSLVFCAGEAQVYTLDQLMKGSAELLGRGCLGTTYKAALDNRLMVTVKRLDAGKMAAHATKEVFERHMEAVGGLRHSNLVPLRAYFQAKQERLIIYDFQPNGSLFSLIHGSRSSRARPLHWTSCLKIAEDVAQGLAFIHQAWRLVHGNLKSTNVLLGPDFEACITDYCLSVLTHPSTFDEDGDSAAYRAPETRNPNHQPTHKSDVYAYGILVLELLTGKYPSELPFMVPGDMSSWVRSIRDDNGGEDSRMDMLLQVATTCSLTSPEQRPTMWQVLKMLQEIKEIVLLEDTSELELRSGDSMP from the exons ATGTCGAACGCAAACCATCCATTCCCATTACTGTTACTGCTTCTGCTCCTGCCACTGCACGCTTCTTCCTACGCACATTCCTCCCAACTCCATCGTCATATTCCACCGTTAGTTTTCACCGACGCCCACGCTCTCCTCGCCTTCAAACTTAAAGCCGACGTAAACGACCACCTTGACTTCTCCCCCCTCACGCGCGGCCTCCGCTTCTGCACGTGGCAGGGCGTCCTATGCAACGGCCCCAAAGTAGAGCGTCTCATTCTCCAGGGCTTAGATCTCGGCGGCGTTTGGGCTCCAAACACACTCACGCGTCTCGACCAGCTCCGAGTTCTCAGTTTACAGAACAACTCACTCACTGGAACCATCCCGGACCTCAGCGCTCTCTCCAATCTCAAAAGCCTCTTTCTGGACAACAACCAATTCACCGGTTCTCTCCCTCCTTCACTCTTCTCTCTCCACCGTTTACGAAACTTGGATTTCTCTCACAACAATCTCTCTGGACCTATCTCTGCTGCCTTCACTAACCTAGACCGTCTTCACACACTCCGTCTTAGTTATAACGCTTTTAGCGGTTCAGTTCCTCCGTTTAACCAGTCCTCTCTCAGAATACTTGAAATCTCCCGCAACAACCTCTCCGGCGCGATTCCCGTGACGCCGACGCTGTTTCGTTTTCCGCCGTCTTCCTTCGCGTTCAACCCTAACCTCTGCGGTGAAATCATCCGCGTGCAATGCCGTCCTGCGCAGCCTTTCTTCGGGCCCGCTGGGCCACCTAAGACGCCGCTCGGTCAGAGCGCGCAGGTGCACGGCGTCAGTGGCTTAATCAGACAGCCTTACGCGAAGAAGCAGCGCGATCGGCGGGCTGTGATAATCGGATTCTCCGCCGGCGTGTTCGTTCTGGTTTGCTCGCTGGTGTGCTTCGCGGCGGCGGTGAGAAAGCAGAGGAGCCGGTGCAATAAGGACCGGCGGTGCGGGATGATGGCGGCGGATGTGGCAGCCACCGCGGAGGCCGCAGCAGTGATGCGGATGGAGATGGAGAGAGAGTTGGAAGAGAAGGTGAAGAGAGCGGAGGTGGCGAAGAGTGGGAGTTTGGTATTCTGTGCGGGTGAGGCGCAAGTGTATACGCTGGACCAGTTGATGAAGGGTTCCGCGGAGCTTTTAGGGAGAGGGTGTTTGGGAACAACTTACAAGGCGGCTCTTGATAACCGTCTGATGGTGACGGTGAAGCGCCTTGATGCGGGGAAAATGGCTGCCCATGCAACGAAGGAAGTGTTCGAGCGACACATGGAAGCCGTGGGTGGGCTTCGACACTCCAATTTGGTTCCTCTTAGGGCCTATTTCCAGGCCAAGCAAGAGAGGCTCATTATCTATGACTTTCAGCCCAATGGCAGTCTCTTCTCCCTCATACACG GATCGAGATCAAGCAGGGCAAGACCATTACACTGGACATCATGCTTAAAAATAGCAGAGGACGTAGCACAAGGTCTGGCCTTCATCCACCAGGCATGGAGACTGGTCCATGGCAATCTTAAGTCCACGAATGTTCTTCTTGGACCTGATTTCGAGGCTTGCATCACAGATTACTGCCTCTCCGTTTTGACACACCCATCCACATTTGATGAAGATGGCGATTCAGCAGCGTACAGAGCTCCAGAGACTCGCAACCCCAATCATCAGCCAACCCACAAATCCGATGTTTATGCCTATGGGATTTTGGTGCTTGAGCTTCTGACTGGGAAATATCCCTCAGAGCTTCCATTTATGGTTCCTGGTGACATGTCAAGTTGGGTGAGGTCCATCAGGGATGACAATGGGGGCGAAGATAGCCGAATGGACATGCTTCTTCAGGTGGCTACAACTTGTAGCTTGACCTCACCGGAGCAGAGGCCAACTATGTGGCAGGTCTTGAAGATGTTGCAGGAAATCAAAGAAATTGTACTGTTGGAGGATACCAGTGAATTGGAACTGCGCAGTGGTGATTCCATGCCTTAg
- the LOC106760460 gene encoding F-box protein SKIP2, which produces MGFNGMDYPSKKAKRLPSNIDDLADDCLASVFRLLGTADRNSCSLVCRRWLKVDGDNRHSLSLTAESDLSDFIPSLFLRFNNVTELSLRHFGYQDETISAITLIRISQLCRNLTRLQVQAPCFLTDKDLEILAMNCKALKKFQLRSNLGGGGMHAFMDHWKDLEDLSLDGFHGTENAWSVAPPKPKLKVITLKDTVLFYPFLGAKNLRVLKLVRCNGDLDRIFHVLTNEVTGIVELHLVMLEISDIGLEAFAKCSNLEVLHLIRTPKCSDKGLVAVAKGCNRSLRKLRVGWDMEEIGSRGLMGVAEYCVNVEQLVLIGVNPSKECLEMLVSNCKGLEQLAVCGSETVGDSEMKCMAEKCGALREVYMEGCPISDEGLSALVLGGGCAKLEIVKVWKCERVRDRDEHHAQCGHRTVRLHCSLQDSHTPSPIIPDPFEEATQTPLSFIHS; this is translated from the coding sequence ATGGGTTTCAACGGAATGGATTACCCTTCCAAAAAGGCTAAACGCTTACCTAGCAATATTGATGACCTTGCCGACGACTGTTTGGCTTCCGTTTTCCGGTTACTTGGCACCGCCGATCGCAACAGTTGTTCGCTTGTGTGTCGGCGGTGGTTGAAGGTGGACGGAGACAATCGTCACTCTCTCTCCCTCACCGCCGAATCAGATCTCTCTGACTTCATCCCCTCTCTTTTCCTTCGCTTCAATAACGTCACCGAACTCAGTCTCAGACATTTCGGCTACCAAGACGAGACCATCAGCGCCATAACTCTCATCCGTATCTCCCAACTCTGCCGTAATCTCACGCGCCTCCAAGTCCAGGCCCCCTGCTTTCTCACCGACAAAGACCTCGAAATCCTCGCCATGAATTGCAAGGCTTTGAAGAAGTTCCAGTTAAGGTCCAACTTGGGAGGCGGAGGCATGCACGCATTTATGGATCATTGGAAGGATCTAGAAGACCTCTCCCTCGACGGTTTTCATGGAACAGAAAACGCGTGGAGTGTTGCACCGCCAAAGCCGAAACTCAAAGTCATTACTCTCAAGGACACCGTTTTATTCTATCCTTTTCTCGGCGCCAAGAATCTGCGGGTATTGAAGCTTGTCCGGTGCAACGGGGACTTGGATAGGATTTTTCATGTGTTGACGAATGAGGTTACTGGCATAGTGGAACTCCACCTCGTCATGCTCGAAATCAGCGATATTGGTTTGGAAGCGTTTGCAAAATGTTCGAATTTAGAAGTTCTCCATCTGATAAGGACACCCAAGTGCAGTGACAAAGGACTGGTTGCAGTTGCGAAGGGTTGCAACAGGAGTTTAAGAAAACTTCGTGTTGGGTGGGACATGGAGGAAATAGGTAGCAGAGGTTTGATGGGTGTTGCTGAGTATTGCGTAAATGTTGAGCAACTGGTCCTGATTGGCGTGAATCCGAGCAAAGAGTGTTTGGAAATGTTGGTTTCGAATTGCAAGGGTTTGGAGCAATTGGCGGTGTGTGGAAGTGAGACGGTTGGTGACAGTGAGATGAAATGCATGGCGGAGAAATGTGGAGCACTGAGAGAAGTGTACATGGAGGGTTGCCCTATTTCTGATGAGGGATTGTCGGCGTTGGTGTTGGGTGGTGGGTGTGCGAAGTTGGAGATAGTGAAGGTTTGGAAGTGTGAAAGGGTGAGAGACAGGGATGAGCATCACGCCCAATGTGGGCACCGAACAGTGCGTCTACATTGCAGCCTCCAAGACTCGCACACACCCAGCCCTATTATACCTGATCCATTTGAAGAGGCCACCCAAACACcactttctttcattcattcatGA
- the LOC106762375 gene encoding protein DCL homolog, chloroplastic isoform X2 has protein sequence MAAPLLLRQALLLRCGDQKGVVQVVCFHNYQSFTAGAIAARYRPLCSATANLSSDEADEKTKSSGISNNSFVRKAQFPSSQSRWEDDPDYRKWKDKKEEILRDIEPIIMLAKDILHSGRYMDGARLNMEDQKAVVEKLLAYHPQSEDKVGCGLESIMVDRHPQYRQSRCLFIVRTDGGWVDFSYQKCLREYIRGLKV, from the exons ATGGCTGCTCCTCTTCTTCTCAGACAGGCTCTCCTCCTTCGTTGTGGAGACCAGAAAGGAGTTGTGCAGGTAGTTTGTTTCCATAACTACCAAAGCTTCACCGCCGGAGCTATCGCGGCGCGTTACAGGCCGTTGTGCAGCGCCACCGCCAACTTATCGTCGGACGAAGCCGATGAGAAAACAAAATCTAGCGGCATTAGCAACAACTCCTTTGTGCGGAAAGCTCAGTTCCCGTCAAGTCAGTCGCGGTGGGAGGATGACCCCGATTACCGGAAGTGGAAGGACAAAAAAGAGGAGATTCTGAGGGACATCGAGCCTATCATTATGCTCGCCAAGGACATTCTCCACTCCGGAAG GTACATGGACGGAGCGCGATTGAATATGGAAGACCAGAAAGCGGTTGTTGAGAAGCTTCTTGCGTACCATCCACAGTCTGAAGATAAGGTTGGATGCGGCCTTGAATCCATTATG GTTGACCGCCATCCCCAATATCGACAGTCAAGGTGTCTTTTTATAGTAAGAACTGACGGTGGCTGGGTTGATTTCTCCTATCAGAAGTGCCTTCGCGAATACATTAGAG GTTTGAAAGTTTGA
- the LOC106759912 gene encoding protein RICE SALT SENSITIVE 3 — protein sequence MESGLPLLNCLLQQTLRTICTSSNSSTSSKWVYAVFWRILPRNFPPPRWEFGGTALDLSKGNKRNWILVWEDGFCDFNECEQRKTGSGYLNGRFGADVFFKMSHEVYNYGEGLVGKVAADNGHKWVYNESHNSECEASYIATWNTSVEPQPKAWESQFNSGIQSIVIIAVREGVVQLGSFNKIAEDLNLVISIQRQFSYLQSIPGVFGIQRSYLPIQHPYIVKPSFIESNGMPPYDMAWNNNPQIGAPGPSLCSGSPPLQLPLPLPLPLPTMPCSFGALLSKLPSGIPLHNQVPNSGTQSSTMERVKIEDCEFYPTHDGDHKGKVPSLNE from the exons ATGGAAAGTGGATTACCTTTGCTTAACTGTCTCTTGCAGCAGACTCTCAGAACCATTTGCACTTCTTccaattcttccacttcttctaAGTGGGTTTATGCTGTCTTCTGGAGGATACTGCCTCGAAACTTTCCTCCACCAAG GTGGGAATTTGGAGGAACTGCGCTTGATCTCTCCAAAGGAAATAAAAGGAACTG GATTCTTGTCTGGGAAGATGGGTTCTGCGATTTTAACGAATGCGAACAGAGGAAGACTGGTAGTGGTTACTTGAACGGTAGATTTGGAGCTGACGTATTCTTCAAAATGTCGCATGAAGTTTACAATTATGGAGAGGG ACTAGTGGGAAAAGTTGCCGCAGATAATGGTCACAAATGGGTTTACAACGAGAGTCACAACAGCGAGTGTGAAGCTAGTTATATTGCTACATGGAACACTTCGGTAGAGCCT CAACCAAAGGCATGGGAGTCTCAGTTCAATTCAGGCATCCAG AGTATAGTCATAATAGCAGTCAGAGAAGGCGTTGTGCAATTGGGTTCTTTTAACAAG ATTGCAGAGGACCTGAATCTGGTGATCAGCATACAAAGACAATTCAGCTACCTCCAAAGCATACCGGGTGTGTTTGGTATTCAAAGATCATACCTACCGATTCAACATCCATACATTGTGAAGCCCAGTTTCATAGAAAGCAATGGAATGCCTCCATATGACATGGCCTGGAACAACAACCCTCAAATTGGAGCACCGGGCCCATCTCTTTGTTCAGGTTCTCCACCTTTACAATTACCATTACCATTACCATTACCATTACCAACCATGCCTTGCAGTTTTGGAGCTTTGCTATCGAAGTTACCATCTGGAATCCCACTGCATAATCAAGTCCCTAATTCTGGGACACAGAGCAGCACCATGGAGAGAGTGAAGATTGAGGACTGCGAATTTTATCCTACCCATGACGGTGATCACAAGGGAAAGGTTCCTTCCTTGAACGAGTAG
- the LOC106762375 gene encoding protein DCL homolog, chloroplastic isoform X1 → MAAPLLLRQALLLRCGDQKGVVQVVCFHNYQSFTAGAIAARYRPLCSATANLSSDEADEKTKSSGISNNSFVRKAQFPSSQSRWEDDPDYRKWKDKKEEILRDIEPIIMLAKDILHSGRYMDGARLNMEDQKAVVEKLLAYHPQSEDKVGCGLESIMVDRHPQYRQSRCLFIVRTDGGWVDFSYQKCLREYIRDKYPTHAERFIRRHFKRGSG, encoded by the exons ATGGCTGCTCCTCTTCTTCTCAGACAGGCTCTCCTCCTTCGTTGTGGAGACCAGAAAGGAGTTGTGCAGGTAGTTTGTTTCCATAACTACCAAAGCTTCACCGCCGGAGCTATCGCGGCGCGTTACAGGCCGTTGTGCAGCGCCACCGCCAACTTATCGTCGGACGAAGCCGATGAGAAAACAAAATCTAGCGGCATTAGCAACAACTCCTTTGTGCGGAAAGCTCAGTTCCCGTCAAGTCAGTCGCGGTGGGAGGATGACCCCGATTACCGGAAGTGGAAGGACAAAAAAGAGGAGATTCTGAGGGACATCGAGCCTATCATTATGCTCGCCAAGGACATTCTCCACTCCGGAAG GTACATGGACGGAGCGCGATTGAATATGGAAGACCAGAAAGCGGTTGTTGAGAAGCTTCTTGCGTACCATCCACAGTCTGAAGATAAGGTTGGATGCGGCCTTGAATCCATTATG GTTGACCGCCATCCCCAATATCGACAGTCAAGGTGTCTTTTTATAGTAAGAACTGACGGTGGCTGGGTTGATTTCTCCTATCAGAAGTGCCTTCGCGAATACATTAGAGATAAGTACCCTACTCATGCGGAAAGGTTTATTCGACGACATTTTAAGCGTGGAAGTGGTTGA
- the LOC106760992 gene encoding cysteine proteinase RD21A codes for MGTSRSSTLTILIILFTVFTVSSAFDMSITSYDRTTYADKTARRSDKEVRTIYEEWLVKNGKVHTTLDQKEKRFQIFKDNLKFIDDHNAENRTYKVGLNRFADLSNDEYRSKYLTTKINPLRMMAKPSNRYARRVDDNLPESVDWRKEGAVVRVKDQAECDGCWAFSAIAAVEGINKIVTGNLTALSEQELLDCDRTVNAGCSGGLVDYAFEYIINNGGIDTEDDYPFKGADGICDQYKQNARAVTIDGYERVPAYDELALKKAVANQPVSVAIEAYGREFQLYESGIFTGTCGTLIDHGVAAVGYDTENGTDYWIVKNSWGEKWGEEGYVRMERNIAEDTAGKCGIAILSFYPIKSGQNLSNPVNPLRIYM; via the exons atggggACAAGTAGATCTTCCACGCTTACGATCCTCATCATTCTCTTCACCGTCTTCACAGTGTCTTCCGCGTTCGACATGTCCATAACCTCATACGACAGAACCACCTACGCCGACAAGACAGCCCGGAGGAGCGACAAGGAGGTGAGGACCATATACGAGGAGTGGCTTGTGAAGAATGGCAAGGTGCATACCACCCTCGACCAGAAAGAGAAGAGATTTCAGATTTTCAAAGACAACCTCAAGTTTATCGACGACCACAATGCTGAAAACCGGACATACAAGGTTGGCCTGAACCGGTTCGCCGATCTTAGCAACGATGAATACCGGTCCAAGTACCTGACAACCAAGATTAACCCCCTCAGGATGATGGCAAAGCCAAGTAACCGTTACGCTAGGCGCGTGGATGACAACTTGCCGGAATCTGTTGATTGGAGGAAAGAAGGTGCTGTGGTTAGAGTCAAAGACCAAGCAGAGTGCG ATGGTTGCTGGGCATTCTCAGCAATTGCCGCAGTGGAAGGGATTAACAAGATAGTAACAGGCAATCTAACTGCATTATCAGAGCAAGAACTGTTGGACTGTGACAGAACAGTAAACGCAGGTTGTAGTGGCGGACTTGTGGATTATGCCTTTGAGTACATTATAAACAATGGTGGCATTGACACTGAAGATGATTACCCTTTCAAAGGCGCTGATGGTATATGCGATCAATATAAG CAAAATGCTAGAGCTGTTACAATTGATGGTTATGAACGTGTTCCTGCCTATGATGAGTTAGCCTTGAAAAAGGCAGTAGCAAATCAACCGGTGAGCGTTGCCATTGAAGCATATGGCAGAGAGTTTCAGTTATATGAATCT GGTATATTCACAGGAACATGTGGTACTTTAATCGATCATGGTGTTGCAGCTGTTGGTTACGATACAGAAAATGGAACTGACTATTGGATCGTGAAGAATTCATGGGGTGAGAAATGGGGAGAAGAAGGTTATGTAAGAATGGAACGCAATATAGCAGAAGACACTGCAGGGAAGTGCGGAATTGCGATTCTGTCATTCTATCCCATAAAGAGTGGCCAAAATCTCTCAAACCCTGTCAACCCACTGCGAATTTACATGTAG